In Zingiber officinale cultivar Zhangliang chromosome 1A, Zo_v1.1, whole genome shotgun sequence, a genomic segment contains:
- the LOC122024849 gene encoding protein CNGC15b-like — MAAGSTSRSVRFKEEVEFAADTTEDMKPCKSFKNKVLSRVFSEDYEFLIGNDKRLFDPRSPAIQRWNKVLLAASLVSLFLDPLFFYIPETPAMECIDIGTSLEVVLTALRTLADIFYGIQIYVRFRTAFVAPSSRVFGRGELVVDPSRIASRYLARGFWVDLVASVPLPQLMIWVVIPSLKDSTVTDSKNFLRFSIIFQYLPRLFLIFPLSERIIRMTGVMTENAWAGAAYNLILYMLASHVIGASWYLLSIERQEACWRAACQLRDFSCQYKNLEGKGSDGWKRRSELIGSFCNPSNDLFQFGIYADALEYNVTSSSFVQKYFYCFWWGLKNLSCLGQNLSTSMSVSEISFAIVIAVLGLVLFGLLIGNMQSYLQSTTARLEEWRVTRTDTEQWMRHRQLPAELKQSVRRYHQFRWVATRGVDEEALLKGLPVDLRRDIKRHLCLDLVRRVPLFDEMDERMLEAICERLRPALCTRGTCLVRELDPVGEMLFIIRGYVDSTTTNGGRSGFFNWCRIGPGEFCGEELLTWALDPRLAAALPLSTRTVEAVTEVEAFALVAEDLKFVASQFRRMHSKQVQHKLRFYSQQWRMWAACFIQAAWGRQKRRGLELRMRGDREAAAPSASVWSLQPSTEAKEKSKTKEKAVAGGKGSKDGAARKPALKKPREPDFSLKMEEEEN, encoded by the exons ATGGCTGCAGGTTCTACCTCAAGATCTGTAAG ATTTAAAGAAGAAGTTGAGTTTGCGGCAGACACGACGGAAGACATGAAGCCGTGCAAATCCTTCAAGAACAAGGTGCTGTCGCGCGTCTTCTCCGAAGACTACGAGTTCCTGATAGGTAACGACAAGCGGCTGTTCGACCCGCGAAGCCCTGCGATTCAGCGGTGGAACAAGGTCCTCCTCGCGGCCTCGCTGGTGTCCCTGTTTCTCGACCCTCTCTTCTTCTACATCCCCGAGACGCCGGCCATGGAGTGCATTGACATCGGGACTAGTCTCGAAGTGGTCCTCACCGCGCTCAGAACACTGGCCGACATATTCTACGGCATTCAGATCTACGTCCGCTTCCGAACGGCCTTCGTCGCGCCATCCTCTCGAGTATTCGGGAGAGGCGAGCTGGTCGTCGATCCTTCCAGGATCGCGTCGAGGTACTTGGCCAGGGGATTCTGGGTCGACCTGGTGGCCTCCGTGCCATTGCCGCAGTTAATGATATGGGTCGTCATCCCCAGCCTTAAGGATTCCACCGTCACCGACAGCAAGAACTTTCTTCGATTCAGCATCATCTTCCAGTACCTACCCAGGCTCTTCTTAATCTTCCCCCTCTCCGAGCGAATCATAAGGATGACCGGAGTCATGACCGAGAACGCTTGGGCCGGAGCCGCGTACAACCTCATACTCTACATGCTCGCGAGCCAT GTGATCGGAGCATCGTGGTATCTTCTGTCGATCGAGCGGCAAGAAGCGTGCTGGAGAGCTGCCTGCCAGCTCCGGGACTTCTCATGCCAGTATAAGAACTTGGAGGGCAAAGGGAGCGATGGTTGGAAGAGGAGAAGTGAGCTAATTGGGAGCTTCTGCAATCCAAGTAACGACTTGTTTCAGTTTGGAATTTATGCCGATGCATTGGAGTATAATGTGACATCCTCTTCTTTCGTCCAGAAGTACTTCTACTGCTTTTGGTGGGGTTTAAAGAATTTGAG TTGTTTGGGGCAGAATTTGTCGACGAGCATGAGTGTTAGTGAGATCAGCTTTGCGATTGTGATCGCAGTCTTGGGCTTGGTTCTCTTCGGGCTGCTCATTGGAAACATGCAGTCGTATCTTCAATCGACGACGGCGAGGTTGGAAGAATGGCGGGTGACGAGGACGGACACGGAGCAGTGGATGCGGCACCGGCAGCTTCCGGCGGAGCTGAAGCAGAGCGTGCGCCGCTACCACCAGTTCCGGTGGGTAGCGACGCGCGGGGTGGACGAGGAAGCGCTCCTGAAGGGGCTGCCAGTAGACCTCCGGCGCGACATCAAGCGCCACCTCTGCCTCGACCTCGTCCGCCGCGTGCCCCTGTTCGACGAGATGGACGAGCGGATGCTGGAGGCGATCTGCGAGCGGCTCCGGCCGGCGTTGTGCACGCGGGGGACGTGTCTGGTGCGGGAGCTCGACCCGGTGGGCGAGATGCTGTTCATCATCCGCGGGTACGTGGACTCCACGACTACCAATGGCGGCCGCAGCGGGTTCTTCAATTGGTGCCGGATCGGACCGGGGGAGTTCTGCGGGGAGGAGCTGCTGACGTGGGCTCTCGACCCACGTCTGGCGGCGGCGCTGCCTCTGTCGACGCGGACGGTGGAGGCGGTGACGGAGGTGGAGGCGTTCGCGCTGGTGGCGGAGGACCTCAAGTTCGTGGCGTCGCAGTTCCGGAGGATGCACAGCAAGCAGGTGCAGCACAAGCTGCGGTTCTACTCGCAGCAGTGGCGGATGTGGGCGGCGTGCTTCATCCAAGCGGCGTGGGGAAGGCAGAAGCGGCGGGGGCTGGAGCTGAGGATGAGGGGGGACAGGGAGGCGGCGGCTCCGTCCGCGTCAGTGTGGTCTCTCCAGCCGTCGACTGAAGCTAAAGAGAAGTCGAAGACGAAGGAGAAAGCGGTGGCAGGTGGAAAAGGGAGTAAAGATGGGGCAGCGAGGAAGCCGGCGTTGAAGAAGCCAAGGGAGCCTGATTTCTCCCTGAAAatggaagaggaagagaactAG